Proteins encoded within one genomic window of Pirellulales bacterium:
- the carB gene encoding carbamoyl-phosphate synthase large subunit, producing MARRNDIQKILLIGSGPIVIGQACEFDYSGTQACKALREEGYEVVLVNSNPATIMTDPETADRTYIEPLTWEIVAKVIEAERPDAILPTLGGQTGLNLAMDLHRHGVLERFGVEMIGAKPDVIDKAENRRRFAEAMRKIGLEVCRGETIGNLDDARRVLQQVGLPCIVRPSFTMGGSGSSIAYNREAFDDLVSRGLELSPIHEVLIEESIIGWKEYEMEVMRDVDDNVVIICSIENFDPMGVHTGDSITVAPAQTLSDKEYQRMRDASQAVIREIGVETGGSNIQFAIDPRSGRMIVVEMNPRVSRSSALASKATGFPIAKIAAKLAVGYRLHELPNDITRETMACFEPTIDYVVTKIPRFAFEKFAEADSTLTTQMKSVGETMAIGRTFKESFQKALRGLEVGAFGFGCDGKDLWGTSQQPSIEEIRAKLSTPNPDRVWYLRYAFKAGMTIDDIYQLTGIDPWFLDNLLGIVDLENELRSLESLANVDDVLLRRTKQAGFSDRQLATIFDTSEGEVRAERKRRGIVATFKSVDTCAAEFQAYTPYYYSTYEDEDETPPKRRGVKRIVVLGGGPNRFGQGIEFDYCCCHASFALRELGIESIMVNSNPETVSTDYDTSDLLFFEPLTTEDVLNICDRVQPDGVIVQFGGQTPLNLSRALATCGVPIIGTSVDTIEDAEDREKFQRLLHRLDLRQPANAIVRTMNEARAEAAKVGFPALVRPSYVLGGRAMEICYDQAQFERYVAEAFLVAQGQPVLIDRFLEDAIEVDVDAVADGERTIVAGIMEHIEEAGVHSGDSACALPAYSLPGPVLAEIRAATEKLARQMQVKGLMNIQFAVKKEDDRLNVYVLEVNPRASRTSPFVSKATGMPLAKVAAKIMAGVSLAEQGYENDPIPSHVSVKESVFPFIKFAGVDIVLGPEMRSTGEVMGISDRFSIAFAKSQLAAGVVLPTQGTIFLSLTARTKKYVVPIGKKLVALGFSIVATAGTAQTLEDAGIQVKRVKKLQEGHPNLLDHLIDGQIHLIINTPSGKGARTDEGRIRAAAVAHGVPCITTIPAAEAALRAMEALREEELTVQALQDRFPVVAKEV from the coding sequence GTGGCTCGTCGCAACGACATTCAGAAGATTCTGTTGATTGGCTCAGGACCGATCGTGATCGGCCAGGCCTGCGAGTTCGATTATTCCGGTACTCAGGCTTGCAAGGCGCTGCGTGAGGAAGGTTACGAAGTCGTGCTGGTGAACTCGAATCCGGCCACGATCATGACCGATCCCGAGACGGCCGATCGCACCTACATCGAGCCGCTCACCTGGGAGATCGTCGCCAAGGTCATCGAGGCCGAGCGGCCCGACGCCATTCTGCCGACCTTGGGGGGCCAGACCGGGCTGAACCTGGCGATGGACCTGCACAGGCACGGCGTGCTTGAGCGCTTCGGCGTGGAGATGATCGGCGCCAAGCCCGACGTGATCGACAAGGCCGAGAACCGCCGCCGCTTTGCCGAGGCCATGCGCAAGATTGGCCTGGAAGTTTGCCGCGGCGAGACGATCGGCAATCTCGACGACGCCCGCCGCGTGCTGCAACAGGTCGGGTTGCCGTGCATCGTACGGCCCAGCTTCACGATGGGGGGGAGCGGCTCGTCGATAGCCTACAACCGGGAAGCGTTCGACGACCTGGTCAGCCGCGGCCTCGAGTTGTCACCGATCCACGAAGTATTGATCGAAGAATCGATCATCGGCTGGAAAGAGTACGAGATGGAGGTGATGCGCGATGTCGACGACAACGTCGTAATCATCTGCTCGATCGAGAACTTCGACCCGATGGGGGTCCACACAGGCGATTCGATCACCGTGGCGCCGGCCCAAACGCTTTCTGACAAAGAATATCAGCGGATGCGTGACGCCTCGCAGGCCGTGATCCGTGAGATCGGCGTCGAGACCGGCGGATCGAACATCCAGTTCGCCATCGACCCGCGCTCGGGACGGATGATCGTCGTCGAGATGAATCCGCGCGTCAGCCGCTCTAGCGCCTTGGCCTCGAAGGCCACGGGCTTTCCGATCGCCAAGATCGCCGCCAAGCTGGCCGTCGGCTACCGGCTGCATGAGTTGCCGAACGACATCACGCGCGAAACGATGGCGTGCTTCGAGCCGACCATTGATTACGTGGTCACCAAGATCCCCCGCTTTGCCTTCGAAAAGTTTGCCGAAGCTGATTCGACGCTGACCACGCAGATGAAAAGCGTCGGCGAAACGATGGCCATCGGACGCACATTCAAGGAATCGTTTCAGAAGGCCCTGCGCGGGCTAGAGGTCGGCGCCTTCGGGTTCGGCTGCGACGGCAAGGATCTGTGGGGCACATCTCAGCAACCATCGATCGAAGAGATTCGCGCCAAGCTATCCACGCCCAACCCCGATCGTGTCTGGTATCTGCGCTATGCATTCAAAGCCGGGATGACGATCGACGATATCTATCAGCTGACGGGCATCGATCCCTGGTTCCTGGATAACCTGCTGGGAATTGTGGATTTGGAGAATGAACTGCGCAGTCTCGAATCGCTAGCCAACGTCGACGACGTGCTACTGCGGCGCACCAAGCAGGCCGGTTTTTCCGACCGGCAACTGGCCACGATCTTTGACACGAGCGAAGGAGAAGTCCGCGCCGAGCGCAAGCGACGAGGCATCGTGGCCACCTTCAAGTCGGTGGATACCTGCGCTGCCGAGTTCCAGGCTTACACGCCCTACTACTACTCCACGTACGAGGACGAAGACGAGACGCCCCCCAAGCGGCGTGGCGTCAAGCGGATCGTCGTGCTAGGGGGCGGGCCCAACCGCTTCGGGCAGGGAATTGAATTCGATTATTGCTGCTGCCACGCCAGCTTCGCACTGCGCGAGTTGGGAATCGAGTCGATCATGGTCAACTCGAATCCCGAAACCGTCAGCACCGATTACGACACCAGCGACTTGCTGTTCTTCGAGCCGCTTACGACCGAAGACGTGCTGAACATCTGCGATCGCGTGCAGCCGGACGGCGTGATCGTGCAATTCGGCGGCCAGACGCCGTTGAACCTGTCGCGCGCGCTGGCCACTTGCGGCGTGCCGATCATCGGCACCAGCGTCGACACGATCGAGGACGCCGAAGACCGCGAGAAGTTCCAGCGACTGCTGCACCGGTTGGACCTGCGCCAGCCGGCCAACGCCATCGTGCGTACGATGAACGAGGCCCGCGCCGAGGCGGCCAAAGTCGGCTTTCCGGCCCTGGTGCGGCCCAGCTACGTGCTCGGCGGGCGTGCCATGGAGATTTGCTACGACCAGGCGCAGTTCGAGCGCTATGTGGCCGAGGCGTTTCTCGTCGCCCAGGGGCAACCGGTGCTGATCGACCGGTTCTTGGAAGACGCTATCGAGGTGGATGTCGATGCCGTGGCTGATGGCGAGCGAACCATCGTCGCCGGAATCATGGAACATATCGAAGAAGCGGGCGTCCACTCGGGCGATTCGGCCTGTGCGCTGCCGGCCTACAGCCTGCCCGGCCCGGTGTTGGCCGAAATCCGCGCGGCCACGGAAAAGCTCGCGCGACAGATGCAGGTCAAAGGGTTAATGAACATTCAGTTCGCCGTCAAGAAAGAGGATGACCGGCTTAATGTCTATGTGCTGGAGGTGAATCCGCGTGCCAGCCGCACATCGCCCTTCGTTTCCAAGGCCACCGGCATGCCACTGGCCAAAGTTGCGGCAAAGATCATGGCGGGCGTATCGCTGGCCGAGCAAGGCTATGAAAACGATCCCATCCCCAGCCATGTGTCGGTCAAGGAGAGTGTCTTTCCGTTTATCAAGTTCGCCGGCGTCGATATCGTGCTAGGGCCCGAGATGCGCTCGACCGGTGAAGTCATGGGAATCAGCGATCGGTTTTCGATTGCCTTTGCCAAAAGCCAGTTGGCTGCCGGGGTCGTGCTACCCACGCAAGGGACCATCTTCCTCAGCCTGACGGCGCGCACCAAGAAGTACGTCGTCCCGATCGGGAAGAAGCTGGTGGCCTTGGGTTTCAGCATAGTTGCCACGGCCGGCACGGCGCAGACGCTGGAAGACGCCGGCATCCAGGTGAAGCGCGTCAAGAAGCTGCAAGAAGGGCATCCCAACCTGCTCGATCATTTGATCGACGGACAAATTCATCTGATCATCAACACGCCCAGCGGCAAGGGAGCCCGCACCGACGAGGGGCGCATCCGCGCGGCGGCCGTGGCGCATGGCGTGCCGTGCATCACCACGATCCCCGCGGCCGAAGCCGCGCTGCGGGCGATGGAGGC